A section of the Methanomassiliicoccales archaeon genome encodes:
- a CDS encoding diphthine--ammonia ligase: MRLACLYSGGKDSTYSAYLMEQQGHRVCTLVNIVPSDPYSWVFHTLNLDAIPLMAQAMGKRLVSVPSDGTEQGDLAALRQGLEGLNVEGVVVGAIASDYQWDRINGVCESLGLRLFAPMWRKDQLILLNDMVEAGVKAIIVGVFAEGLDQKWLGRTIDHDCIGDLIEVAKKYRINVSGEGGEYETMALDSPMHSQPIKVESTETVVERDTARLLVKKCSLDFV; encoded by the coding sequence ATGCGTCTAGCCTGCCTATATTCCGGAGGAAAGGATTCCACCTACTCCGCCTACCTGATGGAACAGCAGGGGCACCGGGTATGCACATTGGTGAACATCGTCCCCAGCGATCCGTATTCATGGGTCTTTCATACTCTTAACCTTGATGCGATCCCGCTGATGGCCCAGGCCATGGGCAAAAGGTTGGTCTCCGTACCGTCAGACGGCACCGAGCAGGGGGATCTGGCTGCCCTCAGACAGGGACTTGAGGGATTGAACGTTGAAGGAGTGGTCGTCGGAGCGATAGCCTCCGATTATCAGTGGGACCGCATAAACGGAGTGTGCGAGTCGCTGGGACTGAGGCTGTTCGCACCCATGTGGCGAAAGGACCAGTTGATCCTCCTGAACGACATGGTCGAAGCAGGCGTGAAGGCCATCATCGTGGGCGTGTTCGCCGAAGGTCTCGACCAGAAATGGCTGGGAAGAACGATAGACCACGATTGCATCGGGGATCTGATCGAGGTGGCCAAGAAATATCGGATCAACGTTTCGGGCGAGGGCGGCGAATATGAGACCATGGCCTTGGACTCACCCATGCATTCCCAGCCCATAAAGGTGGAGTCCACCGAGACTGTGGTGGAGCGGGACACGGCTAGATTGCTGGTCAAGAAGTGCTCTCTCGACTTCGTCTGA
- a CDS encoding creatininase family protein encodes MRIEEMTSNEFAEAVERDPVVILPIGATEAHGPHLPLGTDSFQPEAIADAVAQRVNGLVAPAIKYGQHSSTRNLPGTIGITSSTLRALVIDVLESMHRNGIRKVVIISGHSGSVHMAMIKDACEDVVRRYQMDLIFLADYDIGKNVQEEIGAGNGDGHGGMMETSRIMAIRPDLVPKNRTKGEFVSAGYAVISDPERCYPQGFVGDASKANVQAGKRLNDYITDALTDLIRKDLDVKE; translated from the coding sequence GTGCGCATCGAGGAGATGACCAGCAACGAGTTCGCCGAAGCGGTCGAAAGGGACCCGGTGGTCATACTTCCTATTGGGGCGACCGAGGCACATGGACCACATCTACCCTTGGGAACAGACTCCTTCCAGCCTGAGGCCATCGCGGATGCTGTGGCCCAGAGGGTCAATGGCCTGGTCGCACCGGCCATCAAGTACGGACAGCATTCCTCGACGAGGAACCTTCCTGGCACCATCGGGATCACGTCGTCAACGCTCCGAGCCTTGGTCATCGACGTCCTGGAGTCCATGCACCGTAACGGGATTCGCAAGGTCGTGATCATCAGCGGCCATTCGGGAAGCGTCCACATGGCCATGATAAAGGATGCCTGCGAGGACGTGGTGCGCCGATACCAGATGGACCTCATATTCCTGGCAGATTACGATATCGGAAAGAACGTCCAGGAAGAGATAGGTGCGGGAAACGGTGATGGCCATGGGGGGATGATGGAAACGTCGAGGATCATGGCGATCAGGCCGGACCTTGTTCCCAAGAACCGCACCAAGGGCGAATTCGTCTCTGCGGGTTACGCAGTGATCAGCGACCCGGAGCGATGCTATCCGCAGGGGTTCGTCGGTGATGCCAGCAAGGCCAATGTCCAGGCAGGAAAGCGTCTGAACGATTACATTACCGATGCTTTGACCGATCTCATCCGAAAGGATCTGGATGTGAAAGAATGA
- a CDS encoding 50S ribosomal protein L44e codes for MPRQIKTYCPFCKVHTDHEVERVKKKKASELKWGQRRFRRATSGYGGFPRPKPEGREKPTKRVPLRYRCKKCKKAHQKRCFRAKKFELTE; via the coding sequence ATGCCCAGGCAAATTAAGACTTACTGTCCTTTCTGCAAGGTTCACACCGACCATGAGGTAGAAAGGGTCAAGAAAAAGAAGGCCAGCGAACTCAAGTGGGGTCAGAGAAGATTCAGAAGGGCAACCTCTGGATATGGAGGTTTCCCGCGTCCGAAACCGGAAGGCAGGGAGAAACCGACCAAGAGGGTCCCATTGAGATACCGCTGCAAGAAATGCAAGAAGGCCCACCAGAAGCGCTGCTTCAGGGCCAAGAAATTCGAGCTCACGGAGTGA
- a CDS encoding GNAT family N-acetyltransferase has translation MNKVAGEKADEGRIIPIADPSENEISQILALKEKCEMRMGVGILLTGDFLRSLDKPGVGALAFVREARCIGFSFFYSFEKEEAEVSIFADPDEDWMVVCSMLLDATTAECKRRGHFRILVMNDRRLNVGVDLIKGVGGKLAFSEHRMSSTGSQMVPTQQIDLREVGNDDLMLREVELECHDRFYSKPDQRRFLAQVDGRPIGKIDVLDEGSVSELTGFCVLPWSRGKGFGRSILRNMVNMLRAEGKGRIILDVQTDNDVALSLYLKSGFEKEFTIDYYAISLKEMVTVEGRGREPWP, from the coding sequence GTGAACAAGGTTGCGGGTGAAAAGGCAGATGAGGGAAGGATCATACCGATCGCGGACCCCTCGGAGAACGAGATCTCGCAGATCCTAGCACTGAAAGAGAAATGCGAGATGAGGATGGGAGTCGGGATACTTCTTACCGGTGATTTCCTGAGGTCCCTTGACAAACCCGGGGTCGGCGCCTTGGCCTTCGTGAGGGAGGCGCGCTGCATCGGCTTCTCCTTCTTCTACTCCTTTGAAAAGGAAGAGGCGGAGGTATCGATCTTCGCCGATCCCGACGAAGATTGGATGGTCGTCTGCTCAATGCTTCTTGATGCCACCACGGCGGAATGCAAACGCAGGGGACACTTCCGGATCCTGGTCATGAACGACCGTAGGCTCAACGTCGGAGTAGATCTCATAAAAGGCGTCGGAGGAAAGCTGGCCTTCTCCGAGCATCGGATGAGCTCGACCGGATCACAGATGGTCCCGACACAGCAGATCGACCTGAGGGAGGTAGGAAACGACGACCTGATGCTGCGAGAGGTGGAACTGGAATGCCATGACCGTTTCTACTCGAAACCGGACCAGAGGAGATTCTTGGCACAGGTGGACGGAAGGCCTATCGGCAAGATCGATGTCCTTGATGAAGGATCGGTCTCGGAGCTCACCGGGTTCTGCGTGCTACCCTGGTCTCGGGGGAAAGGTTTTGGCAGATCGATCTTACGCAACATGGTCAATATGTTACGGGCCGAAGGAAAAGGCAGGATAATCCTGGATGTCCAGACGGACAACGATGTGGCGCTTTCCCTATATCTGAAATCCGGTTTCGAGAAGGAATTCACCATCGATTATTACGCCATATCCCTGAAGGAGATGGTCACGGTCGAAGGCCGAGGGCGTGAACCATGGCCGTAG
- the arcC gene encoding carbamate kinase, with protein MKYECEKTVLVALGGNAILRYKEEGTAEEQLRNVRASCRTLAQLIGEGYHIAITHGNGPQVGDILLRNEMAKGVLPPMPLDFCGAESQGMIGYMLQQCLMNELRQTGDLRPVMTILTQTLVDPNDTAFGRPSKPIGPFYSAQEAEALRKEKGWTVAESPGRGFRRVVPSPRPVSILEGQSIKDLFENGYVVIACGGGGIPVVESEGEIGGVEAVVDKDHSAAVMAHLIGACSMLILTDVESVFLDYGRPEQRAIGPMTVTQAEKWLKEGQFMEGSMGPKVESAIEFVKNGGRRAVITSMEKALEALTGNAGTTITDGRS; from the coding sequence ATGAAATACGAATGCGAAAAGACCGTCTTGGTAGCCTTAGGCGGCAACGCCATCCTGAGATACAAGGAGGAAGGGACGGCGGAGGAGCAACTCAGGAATGTAAGGGCATCCTGTCGGACGCTCGCCCAGCTCATAGGAGAGGGTTATCACATCGCGATCACCCATGGAAATGGACCTCAGGTAGGTGACATCCTTTTGCGCAATGAGATGGCCAAGGGAGTGCTTCCGCCCATGCCCCTGGACTTCTGCGGGGCGGAGAGCCAGGGGATGATCGGCTACATGCTCCAGCAGTGCCTGATGAACGAGCTGCGACAGACCGGGGATTTGAGACCGGTCATGACGATATTGACCCAGACGCTGGTGGACCCGAACGACACGGCCTTCGGGCGACCCTCAAAGCCGATCGGCCCCTTCTATTCAGCCCAGGAGGCGGAAGCGCTTCGGAAAGAAAAGGGTTGGACGGTCGCGGAGTCGCCCGGCCGAGGCTTTAGAAGGGTCGTCCCATCACCCAGACCTGTCTCGATCCTGGAAGGGCAGTCGATCAAGGACCTCTTCGAGAACGGATACGTCGTGATAGCCTGCGGAGGGGGTGGCATTCCAGTGGTTGAGAGTGAGGGAGAGATCGGCGGCGTGGAGGCAGTGGTCGACAAGGACCATTCGGCCGCGGTGATGGCACACCTGATCGGCGCCTGTTCGATGCTCATCCTCACCGATGTCGAATCGGTCTTCCTGGATTATGGAAGGCCGGAACAGCGAGCGATCGGCCCCATGACGGTGACACAGGCGGAAAAATGGCTGAAAGAAGGCCAGTTCATGGAGGGCAGCATGGGACCCAAGGTTGAATCGGCGATCGAGTTCGTTAAGAACGGAGGCAGACGGGCTGTGATCACTTCCATGGAGAAGGCCCTCGAAGCCCTGACCGGCAATGCTGGCACCACGATCACTGATGGTCGGAGCTGA
- the rpiA gene encoding ribose-5-phosphate isomerase RpiA, with the protein MSDLKRRAAEKAVHFIEDGMTLGLGTGSTTFFAIEAIGKLVDDGYNLRGVPTSVASEEQALKCGIPLVSLDDVDRIDLTIDGADEVDDELNLIKGMGGALLREKMVAYASKQEIIIVDSGKLVKTLGTKSPLPIEVTRFGHGLTARNIRALGCVPELKGGDKPFITDNGNYIYNCRFERIDDPVSLERKLKSIPGVVETGLFLGLATKAVVAYDDRTVVLEK; encoded by the coding sequence ATGAGCGATCTGAAAAGGAGGGCGGCAGAAAAGGCTGTCCATTTCATCGAGGACGGAATGACCCTTGGCTTGGGCACCGGATCGACCACGTTCTTTGCCATCGAGGCGATCGGAAAGCTGGTGGATGATGGATACAATTTGCGCGGAGTCCCCACATCGGTCGCCTCGGAGGAGCAGGCCCTGAAGTGCGGCATCCCGCTTGTTTCGTTAGATGACGTGGACCGGATCGACCTAACCATTGACGGAGCGGACGAGGTCGATGATGAACTGAACCTGATCAAAGGGATGGGAGGCGCCCTGCTGCGGGAGAAGATGGTGGCCTATGCCTCCAAACAGGAGATCATCATAGTGGATAGCGGGAAGCTTGTGAAAACACTAGGAACGAAATCGCCGCTCCCCATTGAGGTGACTCGCTTCGGCCACGGCCTGACCGCCAGGAACATCAGGGCCCTGGGATGTGTTCCGGAGCTCAAAGGTGGCGACAAACCGTTCATCACGGACAATGGTAACTACATTTACAACTGTCGTTTTGAAAGGATCGATGACCCGGTTTCCTTGGAAAGGAAGCTCAAAAGCATCCCTGGTGTCGTAGAGACCGGCCTATTCCTTGGGCTAGCAACGAAAGCGGTCGTGGCTTACGATGACCGGACCGTGGTATTAGAAAAATGA
- a CDS encoding LysE family transporter produces MDVSLLFTTALGLGLIMAFVPGAVFCEALPLGFRKGFRPVLSLELGASAGDAIWAIIALVGLAFLVQDPLTKLGLGLMGSAFLGYLAYKMLTEHRKCLPDDENVESTRNAFITGAVISFASPFQIAFWLGIGASTILVLVSEPQPIHYVLFFVAYMIGSCLGGTIIAALLAYGRRFVKDRLFRVINIICAVFMIYLAASLLWNTIQSL; encoded by the coding sequence ATGGACGTATCCCTCCTGTTCACCACTGCGTTGGGGCTTGGTCTGATCATGGCCTTTGTTCCGGGAGCGGTCTTCTGCGAGGCCCTGCCATTGGGCTTCAGAAAGGGCTTCCGGCCAGTCCTGTCCCTGGAATTGGGTGCGTCCGCCGGAGATGCGATATGGGCAATAATCGCCCTGGTCGGCCTGGCCTTCCTGGTGCAGGATCCATTGACCAAGCTCGGCCTGGGCTTGATGGGAAGCGCCTTCCTCGGTTATCTGGCGTACAAGATGTTGACCGAGCATAGGAAATGTCTCCCAGATGACGAGAATGTCGAAAGCACCCGGAATGCTTTCATCACCGGAGCAGTCATATCGTTCGCCAGCCCTTTCCAGATAGCGTTCTGGTTGGGGATCGGGGCGTCAACCATACTGGTCTTGGTCTCCGAGCCTCAGCCTATACACTACGTATTATTCTTCGTGGCCTATATGATCGGTTCCTGCCTCGGAGGGACGATCATCGCCGCGTTATTGGCCTACGGGCGCAGGTTCGTAAAGGACCGCCTTTTCCGAGTCATCAATATCATATGCGCAGTGTTCATGATCTATCTGGCGGCCAGCCTCCTATGGAACACGATCCAAAGCCTGTGA
- a CDS encoding ABC transporter ATP-binding protein: MDSGNEVKAGGLNEGVDPSDAASITSTDVVVRYGQIMALDHFSVAIPHGIVGLLGPNGAGKSTFIKAVLGLVQPQSGSITISGLDSRVDTLAIRDRVGYMPEHDCLIDAMPGVELVSYMGRLSGMAKGDSIPRSHEVLDFVGIGEERYRPVGSYSTGMKQRVKLAQAIVHDPDIMFLDEPTNGMDPNGREEMLELIGRIAASDKSILVSSHILHDVEEVCKEAIIINNGRVVVKGPLETLLSQGSDRKSIKVKGTPDRIRSFIEALGKYHNIITVTDHFGLATIVFLNPGGSRPVLELAHDLGVQVRSYLPDRITLEDVFIKAVTEVR; encoded by the coding sequence ATGGATTCTGGGAATGAGGTCAAAGCTGGCGGCCTGAATGAAGGTGTTGACCCGAGTGACGCTGCCTCCATAACCTCTACGGATGTGGTAGTCCGTTATGGCCAGATAATGGCCCTTGATCATTTCTCAGTGGCCATACCTCACGGCATCGTCGGACTCCTTGGCCCGAACGGGGCCGGAAAGAGCACCTTCATCAAGGCGGTCCTGGGATTGGTGCAACCGCAGTCTGGTAGCATCACCATCTCAGGCCTGGATTCTCGTGTTGACACCTTGGCCATCAGAGATCGCGTCGGCTATATGCCGGAGCACGATTGCCTGATCGACGCTATGCCAGGCGTGGAACTGGTGTCATATATGGGAAGGCTGTCAGGAATGGCCAAGGGAGACTCGATCCCTCGTAGCCATGAGGTACTGGATTTTGTCGGCATCGGGGAGGAGCGATATCGGCCAGTGGGGTCGTATTCCACCGGAATGAAGCAGAGGGTCAAGCTTGCCCAGGCCATCGTGCATGATCCGGACATAATGTTCCTCGATGAACCGACCAACGGCATGGACCCGAACGGCCGCGAGGAGATGCTGGAGCTTATCGGCAGGATCGCCGCCTCGGACAAGTCCATACTGGTGTCATCCCACATACTGCATGACGTCGAGGAGGTCTGTAAAGAGGCGATCATAATCAACAACGGCCGGGTGGTGGTGAAAGGGCCGCTGGAAACACTGTTGTCGCAGGGGTCGGACAGAAAGTCCATCAAGGTGAAAGGGACACCGGACAGGATCAGGTCGTTCATCGAAGCCCTCGGAAAGTACCACAACATCATAACCGTCACGGACCATTTCGGACTGGCCACGATCGTTTTTCTGAACCCGGGGGGAAGCAGGCCGGTTCTGGAGCTTGCCCATGACCTGGGAGTCCAGGTCCGCAGCTACCTCCCCGATCGTATCACCCTTGAGGACGTGTTCATAAAGGCCGTCACCGAGGTGAGATGA
- a CDS encoding nitroreductase family protein, with protein sequence MNEVLKNIYARRSVRSYSEKKVPEDTIKEILRTGASAPNGMGVQPLRFVVIENQERIDHYSGIAKELFKAGVTKNRPKDEPLPENLQGLVRTLSNPDFHLFYHAPVTVFVFAHPSALTPVEDASTAVENMFLYARSLGIGSCWIGFAGSLAHSQEFLQECQAPSDHKLVAQFVLGYPKGDFPEAKQHEPQIIGWIK encoded by the coding sequence ATGAACGAAGTATTGAAGAACATCTATGCCAGGCGGTCGGTGAGGAGCTATTCCGAAAAGAAGGTTCCAGAGGATACGATCAAGGAGATACTCAGGACGGGTGCATCGGCGCCGAACGGGATGGGCGTCCAACCCCTGAGGTTCGTGGTCATTGAGAACCAAGAGAGGATCGATCACTATTCTGGGATAGCGAAGGAACTGTTCAAGGCGGGGGTGACCAAGAACCGCCCCAAGGACGAACCGTTACCGGAGAACCTCCAGGGACTCGTCAGGACACTGTCAAACCCGGACTTTCACCTGTTCTACCACGCCCCGGTCACGGTGTTCGTCTTCGCTCACCCCTCCGCCCTAACGCCGGTCGAGGACGCTAGCACGGCGGTGGAGAACATGTTCCTGTATGCCCGTTCGCTTGGGATCGGCAGCTGCTGGATCGGATTCGCTGGTTCACTGGCCCATAGTCAGGAGTTCCTGCAGGAATGCCAGGCCCCGTCCGATCACAAACTGGTCGCGCAGTTCGTGTTGGGCTATCCTAAAGGGGATTTCCCCGAGGCGAAGCAGCACGAACCACAGATCATAGGATGGATCAAGTGA
- a CDS encoding SDR family oxidoreductase, whose protein sequence is MILVVGATGQLGSIVVRNLLQQKRSVRILVRPGSDYEPLIKAGARAVFGDIKSPITLIDALRGVETLITTANSARRGGDDNVQNVDLIGNRHLVNSAKTVGVKHFIFVSAARADDKSHSPFLQAKKKTENHIIQSGMNYTIVAPEPIMEVWFNTFIAGPLKADRPVTVIGEGNRRHSYISIEDVAGFIISSVGNPAARNTRLLIGGPKAISWNDIIGTFEMTLRKRIPVIHDLPGTEIPGIPEGMLELLTGMETYDSMVDTAKLYKVFGLRQTSMEEAVVSYLSGLKLDRPIREK, encoded by the coding sequence ATGATATTGGTCGTAGGGGCGACGGGACAGCTAGGCAGCATAGTGGTGAGGAATCTCCTGCAGCAGAAGAGGTCAGTACGGATCCTGGTCCGTCCGGGGTCAGACTATGAGCCGCTTATCAAGGCCGGTGCGAGGGCTGTGTTCGGTGATATAAAGTCACCGATAACCCTGATCGATGCGCTCAGGGGCGTGGAGACCCTGATCACCACGGCCAACTCAGCCCGACGCGGGGGCGATGACAACGTTCAGAATGTGGATCTCATCGGTAACCGCCATCTGGTGAACAGTGCCAAGACGGTCGGGGTCAAGCACTTCATTTTCGTTTCCGCCGCCCGGGCCGATGACAAGAGCCATTCCCCATTTCTGCAGGCTAAGAAGAAGACCGAGAACCACATCATCCAGAGCGGAATGAACTACACCATCGTGGCACCCGAGCCGATCATGGAGGTGTGGTTCAACACGTTCATTGCTGGACCGCTCAAGGCAGATCGGCCGGTGACGGTGATAGGCGAGGGCAACAGACGACACAGTTACATCTCCATAGAAGATGTGGCCGGATTCATCATCTCCTCGGTGGGAAACCCCGCGGCGAGGAACACCCGCCTGCTGATAGGCGGTCCAAAGGCGATCAGCTGGAACGATATCATCGGGACGTTCGAGATGACATTGAGAAAAAGGATCCCGGTCATTCACGACCTTCCCGGAACGGAGATACCAGGGATCCCCGAAGGCATGCTGGAACTGCTGACCGGGATGGAGACCTACGATTCCATGGTGGACACGGCCAAGCTGTACAAAGTGTTCGGGCTCAGGCAGACCTCCATGGAAGAAGCGGTCGTTTCTTACCTGTCCGGGCTGAAATTGGACCGGCCGATCCGGGAAAAATGA
- a CDS encoding redoxin domain-containing protein, with product MAVVLGPPTGTKAPDFILPAGMDVSISLSELVRSKPALVLFYPSDFGMICSIEMKTFQNRLHQFALRCHLIGISTNTVRSHGDWSIGLGLQFPLLSDLDGRVSREWGLLIEDEGYMNGRAYRAAFLVDGKMIIRYRWVPEDPSYEPDYDALLAEVQRL from the coding sequence ATGGCCGTAGTCCTGGGCCCACCGACCGGAACCAAAGCCCCAGATTTCATCCTGCCGGCGGGTATGGACGTCTCGATCTCGCTGAGCGAGCTGGTCCGATCGAAACCGGCACTCGTCCTCTTCTACCCTTCCGACTTCGGGATGATCTGTTCCATCGAGATGAAGACCTTCCAGAACCGTCTTCACCAATTCGCACTAAGATGCCACCTGATCGGCATCAGCACAAACACGGTCCGTTCCCACGGGGATTGGAGCATAGGTCTCGGCCTGCAATTCCCGCTGCTGTCGGATCTTGACGGACGGGTATCGAGGGAATGGGGCCTTCTCATAGAGGATGAAGGATACATGAACGGAAGGGCCTATAGGGCAGCGTTCCTGGTGGACGGAAAGATGATCATTCGCTACCGGTGGGTCCCAGAGGACCCATCCTACGAACCTGACTATGACGCGCTCCTGGCTGAGGTACAGAGGCTCTAA
- a CDS encoding 30S ribosomal protein S27e, with product MVHTTNFVKVKCADCGNEQVAFKKPAMPVTCHVCGSTLIKPRGGVGEMKGQLLEVVD from the coding sequence ATGGTACATACGACAAACTTCGTAAAAGTAAAGTGCGCTGATTGCGGCAACGAGCAGGTGGCCTTCAAGAAGCCAGCCATGCCCGTAACTTGCCACGTCTGCGGCTCGACCTTGATCAAACCCCGCGGAGGCGTGGGGGAGATGAAGGGACAGCTGCTAGAGGTGGTCGATTAA
- a CDS encoding ArsR family transcriptional regulator — protein MADRGFSKKDETLVELLMGTGMPKNVAKTLAFLRKKEETTSVEIEISTALRQPEVSIAMQELRRRKWVIKRDIKKEGKGRPVHAYKLAIPFEKIVETLEKEERKRIERIESNIEQLKTMAH, from the coding sequence ATGGCTGACAGGGGTTTCAGTAAGAAGGACGAGACACTGGTCGAGCTTCTCATGGGCACTGGCATGCCCAAGAATGTGGCTAAGACACTAGCCTTCCTGCGAAAGAAGGAAGAGACGACCTCAGTAGAGATCGAAATATCCACCGCGCTAAGGCAACCCGAAGTGTCGATCGCGATGCAGGAGCTCAGAAGGAGAAAATGGGTTATCAAACGGGACATAAAGAAAGAGGGCAAGGGCCGTCCGGTCCACGCCTATAAGCTTGCTATCCCGTTCGAGAAGATCGTCGAAACGCTCGAGAAGGAAGAAAGAAAGAGGATCGAGCGGATTGAAAGCAATATCGAACAGCTAAAGACCATGGCCCATTAG
- a CDS encoding zinc ribbon domain-containing protein codes for MNCPKCGLEMPDGSSFCGHCGTRLDATIHNVPPGQTGLWFQNFYRIRRKVLTVGNRYFIEDRQGNMIGFSKQKLMRIKDDIRVYSDENMSDELFRIQQENIVDDWGTWAVIDSSSGACVGKMRKSYLSNYAQDEYALLDAFNQQIGRVVEPSGRGIMRKYLPGGGLITEQVKVEYYGRLVAYIQQQFRIIGDTWEVDCQYLPPQFDRRTLLTAMLLMGMVEREEDRR; via the coding sequence ATGAATTGCCCAAAATGCGGCTTGGAAATGCCTGACGGAAGCAGTTTCTGCGGACATTGCGGAACGAGGTTGGATGCAACCATCCACAATGTCCCCCCGGGTCAAACAGGGCTCTGGTTCCAGAACTTCTATCGTATACGCAGGAAGGTCCTCACCGTCGGCAACAGGTACTTCATCGAGGACCGTCAGGGGAACATGATCGGATTCTCCAAACAGAAGCTGATGAGGATCAAGGACGACATTCGGGTCTATTCGGACGAGAACATGTCCGACGAGCTCTTCCGGATCCAACAGGAGAACATCGTGGATGACTGGGGGACATGGGCGGTCATCGATTCCAGTAGCGGCGCATGTGTTGGCAAGATGAGGAAGAGCTACCTCTCGAACTATGCCCAGGACGAATATGCCTTGCTCGATGCCTTCAACCAACAGATAGGCCGGGTGGTGGAGCCGTCCGGACGCGGTATTATGCGCAAGTATCTTCCCGGAGGTGGATTGATCACCGAGCAGGTCAAGGTGGAATACTATGGCCGTTTAGTGGCATATATCCAACAACAATTCAGGATCATCGGCGACACCTGGGAGGTGGACTGTCAGTACCTTCCGCCCCAATTCGACCGGAGGACCCTCCTGACCGCTATGTTGTTGATGGGAATGGTCGAGCGTGAGGAGGACAGGCGCTGA